In Paralichthys olivaceus isolate ysfri-2021 chromosome 1, ASM2471397v2, whole genome shotgun sequence, the following are encoded in one genomic region:
- the scml2 gene encoding polycomb protein SCMH1 isoform X2, which produces MAQRVYPACQSDFTSSAAARLTLVVMGRTPHRDQKEEKKERRSSITAGSALDKSNEPFSWEDYLRQTSSVAASPTCFKQSRLPPSNDFKAGMKLEARDPRNSNSVCIATVMGMMGTRLRLRLDGSDNTNDFWRLIDSSDIQPIGTCERNGDMLQPPLGFRMNASSWPMFLLRTLSGAEMAPASAFKKDPASPVKNYFQPGMKLEAVDRKNPYLICPATVGEVRGQEIFVMFDGWRGAFDYWCPFDSRDIFPVGWCSLTKHSLQPPGNFFTLPGALLAPVSSTSASFTTRRSSFTSSSSMQTSYRLPNPLPPLPVRKGVRGRRPKSQTIALLKAAAEAAAAAAAVNGAPQSPARTSSETQLAPRPHKKRGPKPRNKKKPRVVQSLGSSSVTAPPPETRLSSSHASADNNNHSNSSNVVCTVCVYVNKHGDYGPNLDRKLVQQLPDHFGPAPVNAVLQQAVQACVDCTYQPSVLLSFLQSQSHTGGEVIRVRSEHGIRYVKLPSVSSASSVLRFLENMCQHLESDSLFSSQPFSPFNNNTRFYNKTKSEPPTHAENGLRKDESMTDPVPSNRSIHAASDYRATKKERPYYPGHTHTPPPLRRVSSNPAELGPMCTHRRVEEFRLEESPTAEIHFPHSTSSTTGPDHLKPDKEGSGNNASSWSVDDVIRFVQEADPHTLGPHIELFRKHEIDGKALMLLRSDVIMKYMGLKLGPALKLCHHIEKLKQTKQ; this is translated from the exons ATGGCACAGCGTGTTTATCCAGCCTG TCAGTCTGacttcacctcctctgcagcagctcgttTGACTCTGGTCGTCATGGGCCGAACTCCACACAGAG atcaaaaagaggagaagaaggagaggaggagcagcatcACAGCAGGCTCTGCCCTCGACAAATCTAACG AACCGTTCAGCTGGGAAGATTATCTGAGACAAACATCCTCCGTTGCAGCTTCACCTACATGCTTCAAACAG TCCAGACTCCCCCCCTCCAACGACTTCAAAGCAGGTATGAAACTCGAGGCGCGGGACCCTCGCAACTCTAACTCGGTGTGCATTGCGACGGTGATGGGCATGATGGGTACTCGTCTACGTCTGCGGCTTGATGGCAGCGACAACACCAATGACTTCTGGCGGCTGATCGACTCCTCAGACATCCAACCAATAGGAACCTGTGAGAGGAACGGAGACATGCTGCAGCCCCCGCTGG GTTTCAGGATGAACGCCTCCTCGTGGCCAATGTTTCTGCTGCGGACGCTGAGCGGAGCAGAGATGGCCCCTGCCTCTGCTTTTAAGAAG gatCCAGCCAGCCCTGTTAAAAACTACTTCCAGCCTGGTATGAAGCTGGAGGCGGTGGACAGGAAGAACCCCTACCtgatttgtcctgccacagtgggggaggtcagaggtcaggagaTTTTCGTCATGTTTGACGGCTGGCGAGGCGCCTTCGACTACTGGTGCCCCTTCGACTCCAGAGACATCTTCCCCGTCGGCTGGTGTTCTCTGACAAAGCACAGCCTACAGCCGCCTGGAAACTTCT TTACCCTCCCTGGAGCACTCCTTGCCCCTGTTTCTtccacctctgcctcctttaCAACACGTCGGTCCtcgttcacctcctcctcctccatgcagaCCTCGTACCGACTCCCCAACCCCTTGCCACCCCTCCCCGTTCGAAAAGGAGTCCGAGGTCGCCGTCCCAAATCCCAGACTATTGCTTTGTTGAAGGCGGCGGCCGAGGCTGcggcggcagcggcagcagtaAATGGAGCACCGCAGAGCCCTGCCAGGACGAGCTCTGAGACTCAACTGGCCCCCAGACCACACAAGAAGAGAGGGCCCAAGCCAAGGAACAAG AAGAAGCCTCGGGTGGTGCAATCCCTGGGGTCGTCATCAGTCACAGCTCCGCCTCCAGAGACCAGACTGAGCTCCAGCCACGCCTCAGCCGACAACAACAACCATAGCAACAGCTCAAATGTAGTTTGCACAG TTTGTGTCTACGTGAACAAGCACGGTGACTACGGCCCGAACCTCGACCGAAAACTGGTGCAGCAGCTGCCGGATCACTTCGGCCCAGCTCCAGTCAATGCCGTGCTTCAGCAAGCGGTTCAGGCCTGCGTGGACTGTACATACCAGCCGTCTGTGCTGCTGTCATTCCTGCAGAGCCAGTCCCACACAGGAGGAGAGGTCATCAGAG tgCGGTCAGAGCACGGTATCCGCTACGTGAAGCTGCCCTCCGTCTCCAGTGCATCATCAGTGCTGCGCTTCCTGGAGAACATGTGCCAACATCTGGAGAGCGACAGTCTGTTCAGCTCACAGCCGTTCAGCCccttcaacaacaacacacgcTTCTACAACAAGACCAAATCAG AACCGCCGACCCACGCTGAAAACGGCCTGCGCAAAGACGAGTCGATGACGGATCCCGTCCCCAGCAACCGCTCCATTCACGCCGCATCAGACTACAGAGCAACCAAGAAGGAGCGGCCATATTACCCtggacacacccacacaccgcCGCCACTTCGACGCGTCAGCTCCAACCCGGCTGAACTTGGCccgatgtgcacacacagaagagTGGAGG AATTTCGTTTAGAGGAGTCCCCAACTGCAGAAATACACTTCCCTCATTCAA CGAGCTCAACAACAGGACCAGACCACTTGAAACCGGACAAGGAAGGTTCAGGGAACAACGCTTCTTCCTGGTCTGTTGATGATGTCATAAGGTTCGTCCAGGAGGCGGATCCCCACACTCTGGGCCCGCACATCGAACTGTTTAGGAAACAT GAGATTGATGGCAAGGCTCTGATGCTGCTGcgcagtgatgtcatcatgaagTACATGGGACTGAAGCTTGGCCCGGCGCTCAAACTCTGTCATCACATCGAGAAGCTGAAACAGACCAAACAATAG
- the scml2 gene encoding polycomb protein SCMH1 isoform X3: MAQRVYPACQSDFTSSAAARLTLVVMGRTPHRDQKEEKKERRSSITAGSALDKSNEPFSWEDYLRQTSSVAASPTCFKQSRLPPSNDFKAGMKLEARDPRNSNSVCIATVMGMMGTRLRLRLDGSDNTNDFWRLIDSSDIQPIGTCERNGDMLQPPLGFRMNASSWPMFLLRTLSGAEMAPASAFKKDPASPVKNYFQPGMKLEAVDRKNPYLICPATVGEVRGQEIFVMFDGWRGAFDYWCPFDSRDIFPVGWCSLTKHSLQPPGNFFTLPGALLAPVSSTSASFTTRRSSFTSSSSMQTSYRLPNPLPPLPVRKGVRGRRPKSQTIALLKAAAEAAAAAAAVNGAPQSPARTSSETQLAPRPHKKRGPKPRNKKKPRVVQSLGSSSVTAPPPETRLSSSHASADNNNHSNSSNVVCTVCVYVNKHGDYGPNLDRKLVQQLPDHFGPAPVNAVLQQAVQACVDCTYQPSVLLSFLQSQSHTGGEVIRVRSEHGIRYVKLPSVSSASSVLRFLENMCQHLESDSLFSSQPFSPFNNNTRFYNKTKSEPPTHAENGLRKDESMTDPVPSNRSIHAASDYRATKKERPYYPGHTHTPPPLRRVSSNPAELGPMCTHRRVEAASSTTGPDHLKPDKEGSGNNASSWSVDDVIRFVQEADPHTLGPHIELFRKHEIDGKALMLLRSDVIMKYMGLKLGPALKLCHHIEKLKQTKQ, encoded by the exons ATGGCACAGCGTGTTTATCCAGCCTG TCAGTCTGacttcacctcctctgcagcagctcgttTGACTCTGGTCGTCATGGGCCGAACTCCACACAGAG atcaaaaagaggagaagaaggagaggaggagcagcatcACAGCAGGCTCTGCCCTCGACAAATCTAACG AACCGTTCAGCTGGGAAGATTATCTGAGACAAACATCCTCCGTTGCAGCTTCACCTACATGCTTCAAACAG TCCAGACTCCCCCCCTCCAACGACTTCAAAGCAGGTATGAAACTCGAGGCGCGGGACCCTCGCAACTCTAACTCGGTGTGCATTGCGACGGTGATGGGCATGATGGGTACTCGTCTACGTCTGCGGCTTGATGGCAGCGACAACACCAATGACTTCTGGCGGCTGATCGACTCCTCAGACATCCAACCAATAGGAACCTGTGAGAGGAACGGAGACATGCTGCAGCCCCCGCTGG GTTTCAGGATGAACGCCTCCTCGTGGCCAATGTTTCTGCTGCGGACGCTGAGCGGAGCAGAGATGGCCCCTGCCTCTGCTTTTAAGAAG gatCCAGCCAGCCCTGTTAAAAACTACTTCCAGCCTGGTATGAAGCTGGAGGCGGTGGACAGGAAGAACCCCTACCtgatttgtcctgccacagtgggggaggtcagaggtcaggagaTTTTCGTCATGTTTGACGGCTGGCGAGGCGCCTTCGACTACTGGTGCCCCTTCGACTCCAGAGACATCTTCCCCGTCGGCTGGTGTTCTCTGACAAAGCACAGCCTACAGCCGCCTGGAAACTTCT TTACCCTCCCTGGAGCACTCCTTGCCCCTGTTTCTtccacctctgcctcctttaCAACACGTCGGTCCtcgttcacctcctcctcctccatgcagaCCTCGTACCGACTCCCCAACCCCTTGCCACCCCTCCCCGTTCGAAAAGGAGTCCGAGGTCGCCGTCCCAAATCCCAGACTATTGCTTTGTTGAAGGCGGCGGCCGAGGCTGcggcggcagcggcagcagtaAATGGAGCACCGCAGAGCCCTGCCAGGACGAGCTCTGAGACTCAACTGGCCCCCAGACCACACAAGAAGAGAGGGCCCAAGCCAAGGAACAAG AAGAAGCCTCGGGTGGTGCAATCCCTGGGGTCGTCATCAGTCACAGCTCCGCCTCCAGAGACCAGACTGAGCTCCAGCCACGCCTCAGCCGACAACAACAACCATAGCAACAGCTCAAATGTAGTTTGCACAG TTTGTGTCTACGTGAACAAGCACGGTGACTACGGCCCGAACCTCGACCGAAAACTGGTGCAGCAGCTGCCGGATCACTTCGGCCCAGCTCCAGTCAATGCCGTGCTTCAGCAAGCGGTTCAGGCCTGCGTGGACTGTACATACCAGCCGTCTGTGCTGCTGTCATTCCTGCAGAGCCAGTCCCACACAGGAGGAGAGGTCATCAGAG tgCGGTCAGAGCACGGTATCCGCTACGTGAAGCTGCCCTCCGTCTCCAGTGCATCATCAGTGCTGCGCTTCCTGGAGAACATGTGCCAACATCTGGAGAGCGACAGTCTGTTCAGCTCACAGCCGTTCAGCCccttcaacaacaacacacgcTTCTACAACAAGACCAAATCAG AACCGCCGACCCACGCTGAAAACGGCCTGCGCAAAGACGAGTCGATGACGGATCCCGTCCCCAGCAACCGCTCCATTCACGCCGCATCAGACTACAGAGCAACCAAGAAGGAGCGGCCATATTACCCtggacacacccacacaccgcCGCCACTTCGACGCGTCAGCTCCAACCCGGCTGAACTTGGCccgatgtgcacacacagaagagTGGAGG CAGCGAGCTCAACAACAGGACCAGACCACTTGAAACCGGACAAGGAAGGTTCAGGGAACAACGCTTCTTCCTGGTCTGTTGATGATGTCATAAGGTTCGTCCAGGAGGCGGATCCCCACACTCTGGGCCCGCACATCGAACTGTTTAGGAAACAT GAGATTGATGGCAAGGCTCTGATGCTGCTGcgcagtgatgtcatcatgaagTACATGGGACTGAAGCTTGGCCCGGCGCTCAAACTCTGTCATCACATCGAGAAGCTGAAACAGACCAAACAATAG
- the scml2 gene encoding polycomb protein SCMH1 isoform X5 translates to MAQRVYPACQSDFTSSAAARLTLVVMGRTPHRDQKEEKKERRSSITAGSALDKSNEPFSWEDYLRQTSSVAASPTCFKQSRLPPSNDFKAGMKLEARDPRNSNSVCIATVMGMMGTRLRLRLDGSDNTNDFWRLIDSSDIQPIGTCERNGDMLQPPLGFRMNASSWPMFLLRTLSGAEMAPASAFKKDPASPVKNYFQPGMKLEAVDRKNPYLICPATVGEVRGQEIFVMFDGWRGAFDYWCPFDSRDIFPVGWCSLTKHSLQPPGNFFTLPGALLAPVSSTSASFTTRRSSFTSSSSMQTSYRLPNPLPPLPVRKGVRGRRPKSQTIALLKAAAEAAAAAAAVNGAPQSPARTSSETQLAPRPHKKRGPKPRNKKPRVVQSLGSSSVTAPPPETRLSSSHASADNNNHSNSSNVVCTVCVYVNKHGDYGPNLDRKLVQQLPDHFGPAPVNAVLQQAVQACVDCTYQPSVLLSFLQSQSHTGGEVIRVRSEHGIRYVKLPSVSSASSVLRFLENMCQHLESDSLFSSQPFSPFNNNTRFYNKTKSEPPTHAENGLRKDESMTDPVPSNRSIHAASDYRATKKERPYYPGHTHTPPPLRRVSSNPAELGPMCTHRRVEASSTTGPDHLKPDKEGSGNNASSWSVDDVIRFVQEADPHTLGPHIELFRKHEIDGKALMLLRSDVIMKYMGLKLGPALKLCHHIEKLKQTKQ, encoded by the exons ATGGCACAGCGTGTTTATCCAGCCTG TCAGTCTGacttcacctcctctgcagcagctcgttTGACTCTGGTCGTCATGGGCCGAACTCCACACAGAG atcaaaaagaggagaagaaggagaggaggagcagcatcACAGCAGGCTCTGCCCTCGACAAATCTAACG AACCGTTCAGCTGGGAAGATTATCTGAGACAAACATCCTCCGTTGCAGCTTCACCTACATGCTTCAAACAG TCCAGACTCCCCCCCTCCAACGACTTCAAAGCAGGTATGAAACTCGAGGCGCGGGACCCTCGCAACTCTAACTCGGTGTGCATTGCGACGGTGATGGGCATGATGGGTACTCGTCTACGTCTGCGGCTTGATGGCAGCGACAACACCAATGACTTCTGGCGGCTGATCGACTCCTCAGACATCCAACCAATAGGAACCTGTGAGAGGAACGGAGACATGCTGCAGCCCCCGCTGG GTTTCAGGATGAACGCCTCCTCGTGGCCAATGTTTCTGCTGCGGACGCTGAGCGGAGCAGAGATGGCCCCTGCCTCTGCTTTTAAGAAG gatCCAGCCAGCCCTGTTAAAAACTACTTCCAGCCTGGTATGAAGCTGGAGGCGGTGGACAGGAAGAACCCCTACCtgatttgtcctgccacagtgggggaggtcagaggtcaggagaTTTTCGTCATGTTTGACGGCTGGCGAGGCGCCTTCGACTACTGGTGCCCCTTCGACTCCAGAGACATCTTCCCCGTCGGCTGGTGTTCTCTGACAAAGCACAGCCTACAGCCGCCTGGAAACTTCT TTACCCTCCCTGGAGCACTCCTTGCCCCTGTTTCTtccacctctgcctcctttaCAACACGTCGGTCCtcgttcacctcctcctcctccatgcagaCCTCGTACCGACTCCCCAACCCCTTGCCACCCCTCCCCGTTCGAAAAGGAGTCCGAGGTCGCCGTCCCAAATCCCAGACTATTGCTTTGTTGAAGGCGGCGGCCGAGGCTGcggcggcagcggcagcagtaAATGGAGCACCGCAGAGCCCTGCCAGGACGAGCTCTGAGACTCAACTGGCCCCCAGACCACACAAGAAGAGAGGGCCCAAGCCAAGGAACAAG AAGCCTCGGGTGGTGCAATCCCTGGGGTCGTCATCAGTCACAGCTCCGCCTCCAGAGACCAGACTGAGCTCCAGCCACGCCTCAGCCGACAACAACAACCATAGCAACAGCTCAAATGTAGTTTGCACAG TTTGTGTCTACGTGAACAAGCACGGTGACTACGGCCCGAACCTCGACCGAAAACTGGTGCAGCAGCTGCCGGATCACTTCGGCCCAGCTCCAGTCAATGCCGTGCTTCAGCAAGCGGTTCAGGCCTGCGTGGACTGTACATACCAGCCGTCTGTGCTGCTGTCATTCCTGCAGAGCCAGTCCCACACAGGAGGAGAGGTCATCAGAG tgCGGTCAGAGCACGGTATCCGCTACGTGAAGCTGCCCTCCGTCTCCAGTGCATCATCAGTGCTGCGCTTCCTGGAGAACATGTGCCAACATCTGGAGAGCGACAGTCTGTTCAGCTCACAGCCGTTCAGCCccttcaacaacaacacacgcTTCTACAACAAGACCAAATCAG AACCGCCGACCCACGCTGAAAACGGCCTGCGCAAAGACGAGTCGATGACGGATCCCGTCCCCAGCAACCGCTCCATTCACGCCGCATCAGACTACAGAGCAACCAAGAAGGAGCGGCCATATTACCCtggacacacccacacaccgcCGCCACTTCGACGCGTCAGCTCCAACCCGGCTGAACTTGGCccgatgtgcacacacagaagagTGGAGG CGAGCTCAACAACAGGACCAGACCACTTGAAACCGGACAAGGAAGGTTCAGGGAACAACGCTTCTTCCTGGTCTGTTGATGATGTCATAAGGTTCGTCCAGGAGGCGGATCCCCACACTCTGGGCCCGCACATCGAACTGTTTAGGAAACAT GAGATTGATGGCAAGGCTCTGATGCTGCTGcgcagtgatgtcatcatgaagTACATGGGACTGAAGCTTGGCCCGGCGCTCAAACTCTGTCATCACATCGAGAAGCTGAAACAGACCAAACAATAG
- the scml2 gene encoding polycomb protein SCMH1 isoform X1 yields MAQRVYPACQSDFTSSAAARLTLVVMGRTPHRDQKEEKKERRSSITAGSALDKSNEPFSWEDYLRQTSSVAASPTCFKQSRLPPSNDFKAGMKLEARDPRNSNSVCIATVMGMMGTRLRLRLDGSDNTNDFWRLIDSSDIQPIGTCERNGDMLQPPLGFRMNASSWPMFLLRTLSGAEMAPASAFKKDPASPVKNYFQPGMKLEAVDRKNPYLICPATVGEVRGQEIFVMFDGWRGAFDYWCPFDSRDIFPVGWCSLTKHSLQPPGNFFTLPGALLAPVSSTSASFTTRRSSFTSSSSMQTSYRLPNPLPPLPVRKGVRGRRPKSQTIALLKAAAEAAAAAAAVNGAPQSPARTSSETQLAPRPHKKRGPKPRNKKKPRVVQSLGSSSVTAPPPETRLSSSHASADNNNHSNSSNVVCTVCVYVNKHGDYGPNLDRKLVQQLPDHFGPAPVNAVLQQAVQACVDCTYQPSVLLSFLQSQSHTGGEVIRVRSEHGIRYVKLPSVSSASSVLRFLENMCQHLESDSLFSSQPFSPFNNNTRFYNKTKSEPPTHAENGLRKDESMTDPVPSNRSIHAASDYRATKKERPYYPGHTHTPPPLRRVSSNPAELGPMCTHRRVEEFRLEESPTAEIHFPHSTASSTTGPDHLKPDKEGSGNNASSWSVDDVIRFVQEADPHTLGPHIELFRKHEIDGKALMLLRSDVIMKYMGLKLGPALKLCHHIEKLKQTKQ; encoded by the exons ATGGCACAGCGTGTTTATCCAGCCTG TCAGTCTGacttcacctcctctgcagcagctcgttTGACTCTGGTCGTCATGGGCCGAACTCCACACAGAG atcaaaaagaggagaagaaggagaggaggagcagcatcACAGCAGGCTCTGCCCTCGACAAATCTAACG AACCGTTCAGCTGGGAAGATTATCTGAGACAAACATCCTCCGTTGCAGCTTCACCTACATGCTTCAAACAG TCCAGACTCCCCCCCTCCAACGACTTCAAAGCAGGTATGAAACTCGAGGCGCGGGACCCTCGCAACTCTAACTCGGTGTGCATTGCGACGGTGATGGGCATGATGGGTACTCGTCTACGTCTGCGGCTTGATGGCAGCGACAACACCAATGACTTCTGGCGGCTGATCGACTCCTCAGACATCCAACCAATAGGAACCTGTGAGAGGAACGGAGACATGCTGCAGCCCCCGCTGG GTTTCAGGATGAACGCCTCCTCGTGGCCAATGTTTCTGCTGCGGACGCTGAGCGGAGCAGAGATGGCCCCTGCCTCTGCTTTTAAGAAG gatCCAGCCAGCCCTGTTAAAAACTACTTCCAGCCTGGTATGAAGCTGGAGGCGGTGGACAGGAAGAACCCCTACCtgatttgtcctgccacagtgggggaggtcagaggtcaggagaTTTTCGTCATGTTTGACGGCTGGCGAGGCGCCTTCGACTACTGGTGCCCCTTCGACTCCAGAGACATCTTCCCCGTCGGCTGGTGTTCTCTGACAAAGCACAGCCTACAGCCGCCTGGAAACTTCT TTACCCTCCCTGGAGCACTCCTTGCCCCTGTTTCTtccacctctgcctcctttaCAACACGTCGGTCCtcgttcacctcctcctcctccatgcagaCCTCGTACCGACTCCCCAACCCCTTGCCACCCCTCCCCGTTCGAAAAGGAGTCCGAGGTCGCCGTCCCAAATCCCAGACTATTGCTTTGTTGAAGGCGGCGGCCGAGGCTGcggcggcagcggcagcagtaAATGGAGCACCGCAGAGCCCTGCCAGGACGAGCTCTGAGACTCAACTGGCCCCCAGACCACACAAGAAGAGAGGGCCCAAGCCAAGGAACAAG AAGAAGCCTCGGGTGGTGCAATCCCTGGGGTCGTCATCAGTCACAGCTCCGCCTCCAGAGACCAGACTGAGCTCCAGCCACGCCTCAGCCGACAACAACAACCATAGCAACAGCTCAAATGTAGTTTGCACAG TTTGTGTCTACGTGAACAAGCACGGTGACTACGGCCCGAACCTCGACCGAAAACTGGTGCAGCAGCTGCCGGATCACTTCGGCCCAGCTCCAGTCAATGCCGTGCTTCAGCAAGCGGTTCAGGCCTGCGTGGACTGTACATACCAGCCGTCTGTGCTGCTGTCATTCCTGCAGAGCCAGTCCCACACAGGAGGAGAGGTCATCAGAG tgCGGTCAGAGCACGGTATCCGCTACGTGAAGCTGCCCTCCGTCTCCAGTGCATCATCAGTGCTGCGCTTCCTGGAGAACATGTGCCAACATCTGGAGAGCGACAGTCTGTTCAGCTCACAGCCGTTCAGCCccttcaacaacaacacacgcTTCTACAACAAGACCAAATCAG AACCGCCGACCCACGCTGAAAACGGCCTGCGCAAAGACGAGTCGATGACGGATCCCGTCCCCAGCAACCGCTCCATTCACGCCGCATCAGACTACAGAGCAACCAAGAAGGAGCGGCCATATTACCCtggacacacccacacaccgcCGCCACTTCGACGCGTCAGCTCCAACCCGGCTGAACTTGGCccgatgtgcacacacagaagagTGGAGG AATTTCGTTTAGAGGAGTCCCCAACTGCAGAAATACACTTCCCTCATTCAA CAGCGAGCTCAACAACAGGACCAGACCACTTGAAACCGGACAAGGAAGGTTCAGGGAACAACGCTTCTTCCTGGTCTGTTGATGATGTCATAAGGTTCGTCCAGGAGGCGGATCCCCACACTCTGGGCCCGCACATCGAACTGTTTAGGAAACAT GAGATTGATGGCAAGGCTCTGATGCTGCTGcgcagtgatgtcatcatgaagTACATGGGACTGAAGCTTGGCCCGGCGCTCAAACTCTGTCATCACATCGAGAAGCTGAAACAGACCAAACAATAG
- the scml2 gene encoding polycomb protein SCMH1 isoform X4, whose amino-acid sequence MAQRVYPACQSDFTSSAAARLTLVVMGRTPHRDQKEEKKERRSSITAGSALDKSNEPFSWEDYLRQTSSVAASPTCFKQSRLPPSNDFKAGMKLEARDPRNSNSVCIATVMGMMGTRLRLRLDGSDNTNDFWRLIDSSDIQPIGTCERNGDMLQPPLGFRMNASSWPMFLLRTLSGAEMAPASAFKKDPASPVKNYFQPGMKLEAVDRKNPYLICPATVGEVRGQEIFVMFDGWRGAFDYWCPFDSRDIFPVGWCSLTKHSLQPPGNFFTLPGALLAPVSSTSASFTTRRSSFTSSSSMQTSYRLPNPLPPLPVRKGVRGRRPKSQTIALLKAAAEAAAAAAAVNGAPQSPARTSSETQLAPRPHKKRGPKPRNKKKPRVVQSLGSSSVTAPPPETRLSSSHASADNNNHSNSSNVVCTVCVYVNKHGDYGPNLDRKLVQQLPDHFGPAPVNAVLQQAVQACVDCTYQPSVLLSFLQSQSHTGGEVIRVRSEHGIRYVKLPSVSSASSVLRFLENMCQHLESDSLFSSQPFSPFNNNTRFYNKTKSEPPTHAENGLRKDESMTDPVPSNRSIHAASDYRATKKERPYYPGHTHTPPPLRRVSSNPAELGPMCTHRRVEASSTTGPDHLKPDKEGSGNNASSWSVDDVIRFVQEADPHTLGPHIELFRKHEIDGKALMLLRSDVIMKYMGLKLGPALKLCHHIEKLKQTKQ is encoded by the exons ATGGCACAGCGTGTTTATCCAGCCTG TCAGTCTGacttcacctcctctgcagcagctcgttTGACTCTGGTCGTCATGGGCCGAACTCCACACAGAG atcaaaaagaggagaagaaggagaggaggagcagcatcACAGCAGGCTCTGCCCTCGACAAATCTAACG AACCGTTCAGCTGGGAAGATTATCTGAGACAAACATCCTCCGTTGCAGCTTCACCTACATGCTTCAAACAG TCCAGACTCCCCCCCTCCAACGACTTCAAAGCAGGTATGAAACTCGAGGCGCGGGACCCTCGCAACTCTAACTCGGTGTGCATTGCGACGGTGATGGGCATGATGGGTACTCGTCTACGTCTGCGGCTTGATGGCAGCGACAACACCAATGACTTCTGGCGGCTGATCGACTCCTCAGACATCCAACCAATAGGAACCTGTGAGAGGAACGGAGACATGCTGCAGCCCCCGCTGG GTTTCAGGATGAACGCCTCCTCGTGGCCAATGTTTCTGCTGCGGACGCTGAGCGGAGCAGAGATGGCCCCTGCCTCTGCTTTTAAGAAG gatCCAGCCAGCCCTGTTAAAAACTACTTCCAGCCTGGTATGAAGCTGGAGGCGGTGGACAGGAAGAACCCCTACCtgatttgtcctgccacagtgggggaggtcagaggtcaggagaTTTTCGTCATGTTTGACGGCTGGCGAGGCGCCTTCGACTACTGGTGCCCCTTCGACTCCAGAGACATCTTCCCCGTCGGCTGGTGTTCTCTGACAAAGCACAGCCTACAGCCGCCTGGAAACTTCT TTACCCTCCCTGGAGCACTCCTTGCCCCTGTTTCTtccacctctgcctcctttaCAACACGTCGGTCCtcgttcacctcctcctcctccatgcagaCCTCGTACCGACTCCCCAACCCCTTGCCACCCCTCCCCGTTCGAAAAGGAGTCCGAGGTCGCCGTCCCAAATCCCAGACTATTGCTTTGTTGAAGGCGGCGGCCGAGGCTGcggcggcagcggcagcagtaAATGGAGCACCGCAGAGCCCTGCCAGGACGAGCTCTGAGACTCAACTGGCCCCCAGACCACACAAGAAGAGAGGGCCCAAGCCAAGGAACAAG AAGAAGCCTCGGGTGGTGCAATCCCTGGGGTCGTCATCAGTCACAGCTCCGCCTCCAGAGACCAGACTGAGCTCCAGCCACGCCTCAGCCGACAACAACAACCATAGCAACAGCTCAAATGTAGTTTGCACAG TTTGTGTCTACGTGAACAAGCACGGTGACTACGGCCCGAACCTCGACCGAAAACTGGTGCAGCAGCTGCCGGATCACTTCGGCCCAGCTCCAGTCAATGCCGTGCTTCAGCAAGCGGTTCAGGCCTGCGTGGACTGTACATACCAGCCGTCTGTGCTGCTGTCATTCCTGCAGAGCCAGTCCCACACAGGAGGAGAGGTCATCAGAG tgCGGTCAGAGCACGGTATCCGCTACGTGAAGCTGCCCTCCGTCTCCAGTGCATCATCAGTGCTGCGCTTCCTGGAGAACATGTGCCAACATCTGGAGAGCGACAGTCTGTTCAGCTCACAGCCGTTCAGCCccttcaacaacaacacacgcTTCTACAACAAGACCAAATCAG AACCGCCGACCCACGCTGAAAACGGCCTGCGCAAAGACGAGTCGATGACGGATCCCGTCCCCAGCAACCGCTCCATTCACGCCGCATCAGACTACAGAGCAACCAAGAAGGAGCGGCCATATTACCCtggacacacccacacaccgcCGCCACTTCGACGCGTCAGCTCCAACCCGGCTGAACTTGGCccgatgtgcacacacagaagagTGGAGG CGAGCTCAACAACAGGACCAGACCACTTGAAACCGGACAAGGAAGGTTCAGGGAACAACGCTTCTTCCTGGTCTGTTGATGATGTCATAAGGTTCGTCCAGGAGGCGGATCCCCACACTCTGGGCCCGCACATCGAACTGTTTAGGAAACAT GAGATTGATGGCAAGGCTCTGATGCTGCTGcgcagtgatgtcatcatgaagTACATGGGACTGAAGCTTGGCCCGGCGCTCAAACTCTGTCATCACATCGAGAAGCTGAAACAGACCAAACAATAG